In a genomic window of Bacillus rossius redtenbacheri isolate Brsri chromosome 4 unlocalized genomic scaffold, Brsri_v3 Brsri_v3_scf4_2, whole genome shotgun sequence:
- the LOC134542444 gene encoding calcium permeable stress-gated cation channel 1 isoform X4 — protein MWSLVDPGDELYAGATDADTGQCNYLSNTTHKILLTSVYEGIPENLLVNFLGWLILIILFAILRKKAWNYGRIALVQKNEERWTQLFYGAMEDTNSVTEVDSITSVDSSLHTDKGFCSLFSCSLRDENILHKCGPDAVQYLSFQRHILFLMSVITVVSVGIVLPVNFQGLLQGNETTFGHTTLSNLDPNSPLLWLHVTLAILYLPLGIAVMRRFSARLQLEEQASEVSRTLMVCHIPRRHCDTSDISRHFRDAYPEIEVQNIQLAYDITRVSRLDKKREQMHEAKVYCENFLKRTGTRLTVRPHVCGNVCGGCDLCGCPAVDGLEYYAEEEARLASAVESGRLDAFKKPLGIAFVTLASVEAARRVYSDHQSTFKCANNPPNSSVSSNLQPHRWVVSFAPSPKDIYWENLSVPSKYWYVKAVMVNLFLFLFLFFLTTPAIVVNFLNTHVVGNRLEKISPVVSEFLPTLLLWTVSALMPVLVSYSDQWLSHWTRSDQNLSIMRKTLVLLLFMVLVLPSLGLASADALLKWSFRSHNETYRWECLFLPDKGAFFVNYVITSSFIGTGLELIRFPELFMYAACLLLARSRAETASVRKAILYEFPFGVHYAWMLLIFALTITYSLSCPLITPFGLLYMCMKHLVDRYNLYFAYRPSKINPRTHASAINTVIFSIVLLQLSFLALSVLRRGMNDISIYSLVGVCITVGFLMAQIFLDWCKGFSPISYQQRGPAPTPSADSSPAHQFVPPVMQMSPEHHARPEPVLSVTSPAEGLTILQRTYGTRAAGDSRDHVVLYQDYDGSNAEVSQGRQDNLQVRSCTGENIDPLS, from the exons ATGTGGTCCCTAGTGGATCCCGGGGATGAGCTGTATGCGGGGGCGACAGACGCCGACACGGGCCAGTGCAACTACCTCAGCAACACCACCCACAAGATACTCCTCACATCCGTGTACGAGGGAATCCCGGAGAACTTGCTGGTCAACTTCCTGGGGTGGCTG ATTCTCATCATTTTGTTTGCAATCCTCCGGAAGAAGGCCTGGAACTATGGGAGGATTGCTCTGGTACAAAAGAATGAGGAGAG GTGGACACAACTGTTTTATGGCGCAATGGAGGACACAAACTCCGTGACGGAAGTGGACTCTATTACCTCGGTCGACTCCAGTCTCCACACAGACAAGGGATTCTGCTCCTTATTCTCATGCAGTCTCAG GGACGAGAACATCCTCCACAAGTGCGGCCCGGACGCGGTGCAGTACCTGTCGTTCCAGCGGCACATCCTGTTCCTCATGAGCGTCATCACGGTCGTGTCCGTGGGCATCGTCCTGCCCGTCAACTTCCAGGGACTCCTCCAGGGCAACGAGACCACCTTCGGGCACACCACCCTCAGCAACCTGGACCCCAA CTCGCCCCTGCTGTGGCTCCACGTGACGCTGGCCATCCTCTACCTGCCGCTGGGCATCGCCGTGATGCGCCGCTTCTCCGCCCGGCTGCAGCTGGAGGAGCAGGCCTCGGAGGTCTCCCGCACGCTCATGGTCTGCCACATCCCCCGCCGCCACTGCGACACCTCCGACATCAGCCGCCACTTCCG AGATGCATACCCTGAAATTGAAGTTCAGAACATTCAGCTGGCCTACGACATAACAAGAGTTAGTCGCTTGGACAAGAAGAG GGAGCAGATGCACGAAGCCAAGGTGTACTGCGAGAACTTCCTGAAGCGCACCGGCACCAGGCTGACCGTGCGTCCCCACGTGTGTGGCAACGTGTGCGGCGGCTGCGACCTGTGTGGCTGCCCAGCG gtggatggtctggagtactATGCGGAAGAGGAGGCTCGGCTGGCCAGCGCGGTGGAGTCCGGGCGGCTCGACGCCTTCAAGAAGCCCCTGGGGATTGCGTTCGTGACCCTGGCGTCGGTGGAGGCGGCCCGCAGGGTGTACTCCGATCACCAGTCGACCTTCAAGTGCGCCAACAACCCCCCCAACTCCAGCGTCAGCAGCAACCTGCAGCCCCACAGATGGGTCGTCTCTTTCGCACCGTCCCCCAAAGACATTTACTG GGAGAACCTGTCGGTGCCCTCCAAGTACTGGTACGTCAAGGCTGTGATGGTGAACCTCTTCCTGTTCCTATTTCTGTTCTTCTTGACCACGCCTGCCATCGTCGTCAACTTCCTCAACACGCACGTGGTTGGCAACCGCCTCGAGAAAATT AGCCCCGTGGTGTCGGAGTTCCTGCCCACCTTGCTGCTGTGGACCGTCTCGGCCCTGATGCCCGTGCTGGTGTCGTACTCGGACCAGTGGCTGTCGCACTGGACCCGCTCCGACCAGAACCTGTCCATCATGCGGAAGACCTTGGTGCTCTTGCTGTTCATGGTGCTGGTGCTGCCCTCCCTCGGCCTCGCCAG TGCAGATGCGCTGCTCAAGTGGTCGTTCAGGAGCCACAACGAGACGTACCGCTGGGAGTGCTTGTTCCTGCCCGACAAGGGCGCCTTCTTCGTCAACTACGTGATCACGTCGAGCTTCATCGGGACCGGCCTGGAGCTCATCCGCTTCCCTGAGCTCTTCATGTACGCAGCCTGCCTGCTGCTGGCCAG GTCGCGAGCGGAAACGGCAAGCGTGAGGAAGGCCATTTTGTACGAGTTCCCGTTCGGTGTGCATTACGCGTGGATGCTTCTCATTTTCGCGTTGACCATCACCTACAGCCTGTCCTGTCCACTTATCACCCCATTCG GGCTGCTCTACATGTGCATGAAGCACTTGGTGGACAGATACAACCTGTACTTTGCGTACAGGCCGTCAAAGATAAACCCGCGCACCCACGCCTCCGCCATCAACACCGTCATCTTCTCCATCGTGCTGCTGCAGCTGAGCTTTCTGGCTCTGTCCGTCTTGCGGCGAGGCATGAACGACATATCCATCTACTCCCTCGTCGGCGTCTGCATTACCGTTGGCTTCCTCATGGCGCAGATATTCCTCGACTGGTGCAAAGGGTTCAGCCCTATTTCGTATCAG CAGCGCGGCCCGGCGCCGACGCCGTCCGCGGACTCCAGCCCGGCGCACCAGTTCGTGCCCCCCGTGATGCAGATGTCCCCGGAGCACCACGCCCGCCCCGAGCCGGTGCTGAGCGTGACGAGCCCCGCCGAGGGCCTGACGATCCTGCAGCGCACGTACGGCACCCGGGCGGCGGGGGACTCCCGGGACCACGTCGTGCTCTACCAGGACTACGACGGCTCCAACGCGGAG GTGTCCCAAGGAAGACAAGATAATTTGCAGGTGCGAAGCTGCACAGGAGAAAATATAGACCCGCTGTCGTGA